The Camelina sativa cultivar DH55 chromosome 14, Cs, whole genome shotgun sequence genome includes a window with the following:
- the LOC104744015 gene encoding uncharacterized protein LOC104744015, with the protein MIGVNISYEDGKKKPNTVRKTMEKLKSVFDKKKPNHHEEDSSQTSPYLTKALNEDISYELFKIQQKLDQKNFILQKQDDIRQGQEEKMKNLTEESKENYKKIKKILN; encoded by the exons ATGATTGGTGTTAACATAAGTTATG AAGATGGAAAGAAAAAACCGAACACGGTGAGAAAGACGATGGAAAAACTCAAATCTGTATTTGATAAGAAGAAACCtaatcatcatgaagaagacTCAAGTCAGACTTCGCCATATTTAACCAAAGCTTTAAACGAG GACATATCATAtgagctgttcaaaatccagcAGAAGTTGGATCAGAAAAATTTTATCCTT CAAAAACAAGATGATATTCGTCAAGgccaagaagagaagatgaaaaacCTAACGGAGGAGAGcaaagaaaattataagaaaattaaaaaaatcctaaattaa